The following proteins are co-located in the Amphiprion ocellaris isolate individual 3 ecotype Okinawa chromosome 7, ASM2253959v1, whole genome shotgun sequence genome:
- the kbtbd3 gene encoding kelch repeat and BTB domain-containing protein 3, whose protein sequence is MDEHQESSSCLTNAHSPSSSSPPCSKPGSAPQCNGVPERRTLLRVSESHGLQLLGVLRSLRERGMLFDFTIKVQDHTFPCHRCVLAACSDFFSAMFEVDMRERDDGSVILSNQCPVAVASFLDFAYSGEVLITDSNVDMLFQLASFLQVSVLSRACSDFLIRTMDLCNCLCLLSLAEAYGSTSLLHSANEFVVQNFSDLSKSQDFLDMQVNILEACLRSDTLNVPSEEAVVMSLLRWIRHSLPGRQKQLPGLLSLTRLHHLPAPALKTLRDSDSLLRDDESCLALLSEAQSRQTQYDGLLTDARPATTQSYIYIHKTEENGEIRHTFCYCLETDQWKELGPGHGEETTTMPDPPGSYLTSYAEKMFVTGGCRGNCCRAIRLHVAEPFHDATDEVWCFCPVTLTCTPAPAMLKPRTMHTAVTCLNRVYVIGGRSKGSRGGAPSLLEVEYYNPLNQTWSSVSPLPTAIFYPEASACGSFIYTLGSEVEITDSFNPSLDRFFRYDAQQDQWSRLVAEFGQFFHATLVKAVSINNTLHLCDLSTYKVYSFCPETCVWKGEGSFECAGFNAGAVGMRDRIYILGGDYSPDEITDEVQVYYSGKSQWEEVAPMPRALTEFHCQLISFNRYRDPWADTQQ, encoded by the exons ATGGATGAACATCAAGAGTCGTCCTCCTGTTTGACCAACGCCCACagccccagcagcagcagccctccCTGTAGTAAACCTGGTAGCGCCCCACAATGCAACGGGGTCCCAGAGCGACGGACGCTGCTGCGGGTGTCTGAGTCCCATGGACTGCAGCTGCTGGGTGTGCTCAGATCTCTCAGGGAGCGAGGCATGCTGTTCGACTTCACCATTAAGGTCCAGGATCACACGTTTCCCTGTCATCGCTGTGTTCTTGCAGCATGTAGTGATTTCTTCag TGCCATGTTCGAGGTGGATATGCGAGAGCGTGATGATGGTTCGGTGATACTCAGTAACCAGTGTCCAGTGGCGGTGGCTTCTTTCTTGGATTTTGCCTACTCTGGAGAGGTGCTCATCACTGACAGCAACGTCGACATGTTGTTTCAGCTCGCCTCTTTTCTACAG GTGTCAGTCCTGTCCAGGGCCTGCAGTGATTTCTTAATACGGACCATGGATCTCTGTAACTGCCTGTGTCTCTTGTCCCTGGCGGAGGCGTACGGCTCAACCTCCCTCCTTCATAGTGCCAATGAGTTTGTGGTTCAGAACTTTTCTGACCTTTCCAAAAGCCAGGACTTCTTGGACATGCAG GTGAATATCTTGGAGGCCTGCCTCAGGTCAGACACTCTAAACGTGCCCAGTGAGGAGGCAGTGGTGATGTCTCTTCTTAGATGGATTCGCCACAGTCTCCCTGGAAGACAGAAGCAGTTACCAGGACTGTTGTCTCTAACCCGACTGCACCATCTCCCTGCACCTGCTCTAAAG ACTCTACGTGATTCAGACTCTCTCCTCCGTGATGATGAGTCCTGCCTCGCCCTGCTGTCAGAAGCCCAGAGCAGACAGACTCAATACGATGGCCTGCTCACTGACGCCAGACCCGCCACCACACAGAGCTACATCTACATCCACAAGACGGAGGAGAATGGTGAGATCCGACACACATTCTGCTACTGTCTGGAAACAGACCAGTGGAAAGAGCTGGGACCAGGACACGGAGAAGAAACGACCACGATGCCAGACCCACCAGGCTCTTACCTTACCAGCTATGCTGAAAAG ATGTTTGTCACAGGTGGTTGTCGGGGTAACTGTTGCCGGGCGATACGTCTCCATGTGGCCGAACCGTTCCATGATGCCACTGATGAGGTTTGGTGCTTCTGTCCTGTGACTTTAACCTGCACACCTGCACCAGCCATGCTGAAGCCCAGAACCATGCACACGGCTGTGACCTGCCTCAACCGAGTGTATGTTATTGGGGGACGGAGCAAAGGATCCAGAGGGGGGGCTCCCAGTCTGCTGGAG GTGGAGTATTACAACCCCCTGAACCAGACCTGGAGCTCTGTCAGCCCGCTGCCCACTGCCATTTTCTACCCTGAGGCCAGTGCTTGTGGCAGTTTTATCTACACGCTGGGATCTGAGGTGGAAATCACAGACTCCTTTAACCCCTCGCTTGACCGCTTCTTCCGCTATGATGCCCAACAGGACCAGTGGAGCCGCCTAGTGGCAGAGTTTGGCCAGTTCTTCCATGCTACACTAGTCAAGGCTGTATCAATCAACAATACGCTACACCTCTGTGACCTGTCCACTTATAAG GTCTATAGTTTTTGCCCAGAGACCTGTGTGTGGAAGGGCGAAGGCTCATTTGAATGTGCTGGGTTTAATGCTGGAGCAGTGGGCATGAGAGACAGAATCTACATCCTGGGTGGCGATTATTCACCTGATGAGATTACTGATGAAGTTCAG GTGTATTACAGTGGAAAGAGTCAATGGGAGGAAGTGGCACCCATGCCCAGAGCGCTCACCGAGTTCCACTGCCAGCTCATTAGCTTCAACAGATACAGAGACCCATGGGCTGACACACAGCAGtga
- the LOC111580975 gene encoding sarcolipin, with product MDRSAQELFLNFMIVLITVLLMWLLVKTYQEH from the coding sequence ATGGATCGCTCAGCGCAGGAGCTGTTCCTCAACTTCATGATTGTCTTAATCACTGTGCTGCTGATGTGGCTGCTGGTGAAAACTTACCAGGAACACTAA